A genome region from Cohaesibacter gelatinilyticus includes the following:
- a CDS encoding ABC transporter ATP-binding protein: protein MIEISSIQHTIGNAPILKEISTQLPKGQITALVGPNGAGKSTLLSLISRLQDLQTGSISIDGMDVSGTSSTELAKKLAILTQSNTITSRLTLQDLVSFGRFPHHKGRPTAKDHKKVSETLDVFKLTDLAPRFLDELSGGQRQKAFVAMTYAQDTDYLLLDEPLNNLDMASSRALMQQLQSLAHKTGKTIIIVLHEINYAASYADWIVGLREGQLVASGPADKILAPQTIEDIFGITVDIHQIGDRKVVMHYS, encoded by the coding sequence ATGATTGAAATCTCTTCCATTCAACACACGATTGGTAACGCTCCGATTTTGAAGGAGATTTCCACCCAATTGCCGAAAGGACAGATCACAGCACTGGTTGGCCCAAATGGTGCGGGCAAATCCACGCTCCTGTCTCTGATCTCTCGATTGCAGGACTTGCAAACAGGCAGCATTTCAATTGACGGGATGGATGTATCGGGAACATCCAGCACGGAACTGGCCAAGAAACTGGCCATCCTCACACAATCAAACACAATCACCTCTCGTTTGACCTTGCAGGATCTGGTCAGCTTTGGCCGCTTCCCCCATCACAAAGGGCGGCCAACAGCAAAAGACCACAAGAAAGTTTCTGAAACACTTGATGTTTTTAAGCTGACGGATTTGGCACCGCGTTTTCTGGATGAATTATCAGGCGGCCAGCGGCAAAAGGCCTTTGTGGCTATGACATATGCGCAGGATACTGACTATCTGTTGCTGGACGAGCCGCTGAACAACCTGGATATGGCCAGTTCTCGCGCCTTGATGCAGCAGCTTCAATCTCTGGCACACAAAACTGGCAAGACGATTATCATCGTCTTGCACGAGATCAATTATGCTGCGAGCTATGCCGATTGGATCGTTGGCTTGCGAGAAGGGCAGTTGGTTGCAAGCGGCCCTGCTGACAAGATCCTGGCTCCTCAAACTATAGAAGATATCTTTGGTATCACGGTCGATATTCATCAGATCGGCGATAGGAAAGTGGTCATGCATTATAGCTGA
- a CDS encoding Gfo/Idh/MocA family protein has translation MSEKVRILVVGLGNMGLSHARAYLRMDGFEIVGLCSRKATSMDLDAIYDGIPRYNDYEEALATSKPDAVCICTYPDTHADYARKAFSAGADVFLEKPIAETVEEARSVVAMASEMGRKLVIGYILRHHPSWSHFVEEAHKLGKPLVMRMNLNQQSSGDTWTVHKNLMKSLSPIVDCGVHYLDMMCLMTRARPLKVHAIGARLSDEVATDQYNYGQLQVTFDDGSVGWYEAGWGPMMSETAFFIKDVIGPKGCVSIVATEQADPDRASDDIDSHTKTSALRVHSAHLDGAGEFAKGDEIINMEDEPGHDDLCLREQQFFLDAIRSDRDLSDHMQDAINSLAIVLAADKSVKSGEIILLD, from the coding sequence ATGTCTGAAAAAGTCCGAATTCTGGTGGTTGGTCTTGGCAATATGGGTTTGTCCCATGCCAGAGCGTATCTGCGTATGGACGGTTTTGAAATTGTCGGCCTCTGCAGCCGCAAGGCAACCAGCATGGATCTTGACGCCATTTATGATGGCATCCCTCGCTATAACGACTATGAAGAAGCTTTGGCGACCAGCAAACCAGATGCCGTCTGCATCTGCACTTACCCAGACACCCATGCAGACTATGCCCGAAAAGCATTTTCTGCTGGTGCTGATGTTTTCCTTGAAAAACCAATAGCGGAAACAGTGGAAGAAGCTCGCTCAGTTGTTGCCATGGCTAGCGAGATGGGACGTAAGCTGGTCATCGGTTATATCCTGCGCCATCATCCAAGCTGGAGTCATTTTGTCGAGGAAGCCCATAAACTGGGCAAGCCTTTGGTCATGCGGATGAATCTCAATCAGCAAAGTTCCGGTGATACCTGGACGGTTCATAAGAACCTGATGAAATCCCTCTCTCCCATAGTTGATTGTGGAGTGCATTATCTGGACATGATGTGTCTGATGACACGTGCGCGGCCACTCAAGGTTCATGCCATTGGTGCGCGGCTCAGTGATGAGGTAGCAACGGACCAGTATAATTACGGCCAGCTGCAAGTGACATTCGATGATGGGTCTGTCGGCTGGTATGAAGCTGGCTGGGGTCCGATGATGAGTGAAACGGCCTTTTTCATCAAGGACGTGATCGGTCCCAAAGGGTGCGTCTCCATTGTCGCGACGGAACAAGCGGATCCTGATCGCGCATCAGATGATATTGATAGTCACACCAAGACCAGCGCCTTGCGCGTCCATTCCGCCCATCTGGATGGGGCAGGGGAGTTTGCCAAGGGTGATGAGATCATCAATATGGAAGATGAACCTGGTCACGATGATTTATGCCTGCGCGAGCAGCAATTCTTCCTTGATGCGATCCGTTCTGATCGCGATCTTTCAGATCATATGCAGGACGCCATCAATTCTCTCGCCATCGTGCTAGCGGCAGACAAGTCGGTCAAAAGCGGTGAGATCATCTTGCTGGATTGA
- the nagA gene encoding N-acetylglucosamine-6-phosphate deacetylase: MKQLLRRARIFDGKVFHENKALGLIDDQIDAILEEPVNLSDWDEVHDLDGLILCPGFIDVQVNGGGGVMINGQTDLDGLKIMAEAHRAYGTTTMLPTLISDELSAMRHVAVLTKEALALSAEEKGDNSIGSVKGVHFEGPYLNPERKGVHKKEILRGVDEEALALYSDPSLGIRLVTVAPEIAGVDFISALNERNVLTCAGHSAGSFDEITNALKNGLRGFTHLFNAMTPLNSREPGVVGAALHDEESWCGLIVDGYHVHPATLEVAIKAKPKGKMMLVTDAMASVGAKDKSFDLYGQTIVAVDGKCQTKTGTLAGSDLDMIGAVRNCVEMLNLPLSEALRMASLYPAQFMKQGANLGSVGPGLIADLVAFDMQSWNVAHSWIGGQHQKH; the protein is encoded by the coding sequence ATGAAGCAGCTTCTCCGAAGAGCTCGAATTTTTGATGGTAAGGTATTTCACGAAAATAAGGCTTTAGGTCTTATCGATGATCAGATTGATGCCATTCTGGAAGAGCCCGTTAATCTGTCAGATTGGGATGAAGTTCATGATCTGGACGGCCTAATTCTCTGCCCCGGTTTCATTGATGTTCAGGTCAATGGCGGCGGCGGTGTCATGATCAATGGCCAAACTGACTTGGATGGTCTGAAAATCATGGCCGAAGCCCACAGGGCTTATGGCACCACCACAATGCTGCCGACTTTAATCTCAGATGAGCTATCTGCCATGCGTCATGTGGCAGTCCTGACCAAAGAGGCATTGGCTCTTTCTGCCGAGGAGAAAGGTGACAACAGCATTGGATCGGTAAAGGGTGTTCATTTTGAAGGGCCATATTTGAACCCTGAGCGTAAGGGCGTCCATAAAAAGGAGATCTTGCGAGGGGTCGATGAAGAGGCTTTGGCACTTTATTCCGATCCCTCTCTCGGCATTCGTCTGGTGACTGTGGCTCCAGAAATTGCCGGGGTGGATTTCATCTCGGCTCTGAATGAGCGAAATGTGCTCACCTGTGCGGGTCATTCCGCTGGAAGTTTTGACGAAATCACCAATGCTCTCAAAAACGGCTTGCGCGGTTTCACTCATCTTTTCAATGCCATGACACCGCTCAATAGCCGCGAACCCGGCGTAGTCGGCGCAGCACTTCATGATGAAGAAAGTTGGTGCGGACTGATTGTCGATGGGTATCACGTTCATCCCGCGACACTGGAGGTCGCAATCAAAGCCAAGCCGAAAGGCAAGATGATGCTAGTCACTGATGCAATGGCCAGCGTCGGGGCGAAGGACAAAAGTTTCGATCTATATGGTCAGACCATCGTTGCCGTAGATGGAAAATGCCAAACGAAAACTGGAACATTGGCCGGATCAGATCTCGATATGATTGGTGCCGTGCGCAATTGCGTCGAGATGCTGAACCTACCTTTGTCCGAAGCTTTGCGCATGGCATCACTTTATCCAGCACAATTCATGAAACAGGGTGCCAATCTGGGTTCCGTCGGCCCTGGATTAATCGCTGATTTGGTCGCATTCGATATGCAAAGCTGGAATGTCGCGCATAGCTGGATTGGTGGCCAACATCAAAAGCACTAG
- a CDS encoding SIS domain-containing protein — protein MIDCLGHNQTQTLMACEALQAPDCVERQISTNQEKFADLARKIPLEKIRLVMTCARGSSDHAASYGKYLIETRMAIPVSSAPPSIASLYQVSMNLKNVLFILVSQSGRSPDLVANAKWAKENGAFVLAFVNDVNSPVAEQADMVISLEAGKEVSVAATKSFIASLAAFAQLVASYCPDQTLATALPTLPEILQQSQTKDWTDFAPIFAASPSLLTIGRGVSYGVAQEAALKFKETSVLHAEAFSSAEVRHGPLGLLRDNMPFLVFSQNDECRKDLQTLASDLRQRGARVFWADQADDHAFALPVVPDLHPALAPIAAVSSFYQLANTVAFLRGYDPDKPKHLKKVTETV, from the coding sequence ATGATTGATTGCCTTGGTCACAACCAGACGCAAACCCTGATGGCTTGCGAGGCCCTGCAAGCTCCCGACTGCGTGGAACGGCAAATCTCGACCAATCAAGAAAAGTTTGCTGATCTGGCTCGAAAAATACCATTGGAGAAAATCCGCCTTGTCATGACATGCGCCCGAGGCAGCTCCGATCACGCTGCGAGCTATGGCAAATATCTGATCGAAACCCGCATGGCTATCCCGGTTTCATCGGCCCCACCTTCCATCGCTTCCCTCTATCAGGTCTCGATGAATCTCAAGAATGTTCTTTTCATTCTTGTCTCTCAATCAGGCCGCAGTCCAGATCTGGTTGCTAATGCAAAATGGGCCAAGGAGAATGGGGCATTTGTTCTGGCTTTCGTGAATGACGTAAATTCTCCAGTCGCCGAACAAGCCGATATGGTGATCTCGTTGGAGGCAGGCAAGGAAGTAAGCGTCGCCGCCACCAAGAGCTTTATTGCATCTCTTGCAGCCTTTGCTCAGTTGGTTGCCAGCTATTGCCCAGATCAAACACTGGCTACAGCGCTTCCAACTCTGCCGGAGATATTGCAGCAAAGCCAAACCAAGGACTGGACGGACTTTGCCCCGATTTTCGCAGCCAGCCCGTCTCTTCTAACCATCGGCAGGGGTGTATCCTATGGCGTGGCACAGGAAGCCGCGTTGAAATTCAAGGAGACATCCGTGCTGCATGCGGAAGCTTTTTCATCTGCCGAAGTGCGACACGGACCTCTTGGTTTGCTGCGCGATAATATGCCGTTTTTGGTATTCAGCCAGAATGACGAATGCCGCAAGGATTTGCAGACATTGGCATCAGACCTGCGCCAACGCGGTGCCCGGGTATTCTGGGCAGATCAAGCAGATGATCACGCTTTTGCGCTGCCAGTTGTACCTGATTTACATCCTGCCCTTGCACCAATCGCAGCAGTATCGAGTTTCTATCAACTGGCGAACACGGTGGCATTTTTACGCGGATATGATCCTGATAAGCCAAAACATCTCAAAAAAGTAACGGAGACAGTGTGA
- a CDS encoding GntR family transcriptional regulator: MSDQSNLINILREETNLAAKSATPLYLRVQRGLEQAIEAGMIAVNDALPAERELANALGVSRVTVRNAVRALVDKGMLVQRHGAGTFVASRVEQPLKQLTGFTEDMSERGMAVNVQWLDRSVGLPTPEECEALNIDSSTAVSRLYRLRLADEKPMCIEHAVLPITHLEDPTVVETSLYDYLEEQKRRPTRAIQKLSARLLDISHAHLLGVPTGSPCLYIERTSFLPNDEAIEFVRSYYRGDSYEFVAELRL, from the coding sequence GTGAGTGATCAATCTAATCTGATCAATATTTTGCGCGAGGAAACCAATCTTGCTGCAAAGAGCGCTACTCCGCTCTATTTACGCGTTCAACGTGGCCTGGAGCAGGCTATTGAAGCGGGAATGATAGCAGTCAATGATGCGTTGCCGGCAGAACGTGAACTTGCCAACGCTCTGGGGGTTTCCCGTGTTACTGTACGCAATGCCGTCCGGGCATTGGTTGACAAGGGCATGTTGGTACAGCGTCATGGTGCAGGAACCTTTGTAGCCTCACGCGTTGAACAACCTCTCAAGCAATTGACCGGTTTTACCGAAGATATGAGCGAGCGCGGCATGGCTGTGAATGTGCAATGGCTCGATCGATCCGTTGGACTGCCAACCCCCGAAGAGTGCGAGGCGCTTAATATCGACAGCTCAACAGCCGTCTCAAGACTCTATCGTTTGCGGCTCGCAGACGAAAAACCCATGTGTATCGAACATGCTGTTTTGCCGATAACACATCTTGAAGACCCAACCGTCGTTGAAACCTCCCTGTATGATTATCTGGAAGAGCAGAAAAGACGCCCCACGCGGGCGATCCAGAAGCTTTCCGCCCGACTTCTGGATATCAGTCATGCCCACTTGCTGGGTGTTCCCACCGGTTCACCCTGCTTGTATATCGAGCGAACATCCTTCCTGCCCAATGATGAAGCAATAGAATTTGTTCGCTCGTATTATCGCGGCGATTCCTATGAGTTTGTTGCCGAATTACGGCTCTAA
- a CDS encoding BadF/BadG/BcrA/BcrD ATPase family protein, translating to MSMNQKDEEAMATASYILGIDGGGTNCRGRLRDTNGQILGEAMGGPANTRLGVAAAHEQVLMVCIETLKAASLISSDCKPDDDEVNVALGQTRLGVGLAGLHLESQLDDFLNWDHSFASLEACNDAHIACLGAHDGEVEGKGILILGTGSCGYGFKDGSPVNIGGWGFKISDMSSGAVTGYLAVRHALAVLDQIYPSTGLSEEILQHFSHDAETLVLWSDKARPTDYGQFTKLVVHHANEGDEAALDLMRTCGRQTEAMLGAMKTRGIEAVSLVGGFAEHVEPYLRSEMKKMLVPRFHDARDGAILLAGGVIGQPSMLKHEDATGE from the coding sequence ATGTCGATGAACCAAAAAGATGAGGAAGCCATGGCAACGGCCAGCTACATTTTGGGAATTGATGGTGGTGGTACCAATTGCCGGGGCCGTCTTCGTGACACCAATGGCCAGATCCTCGGTGAGGCTATGGGTGGCCCTGCCAATACTCGATTGGGTGTTGCTGCTGCTCACGAGCAAGTATTGATGGTCTGCATAGAGACCCTTAAAGCGGCCTCACTTATATCATCGGACTGCAAGCCAGATGATGATGAAGTCAATGTCGCCTTGGGGCAGACCCGTCTTGGCGTTGGCCTTGCCGGTCTTCATCTGGAAAGCCAGTTGGATGATTTTCTGAACTGGGATCATTCGTTTGCAAGCCTTGAAGCCTGCAATGATGCCCATATTGCATGTCTTGGGGCACATGATGGTGAGGTTGAAGGCAAAGGCATCCTTATTCTGGGAACCGGTTCCTGCGGCTATGGTTTCAAGGATGGATCACCTGTCAATATTGGTGGGTGGGGCTTCAAGATTTCCGATATGTCATCCGGCGCTGTGACCGGATATCTGGCGGTCCGTCATGCACTGGCCGTTCTGGATCAGATTTATCCATCCACGGGTCTCAGTGAAGAAATCTTGCAGCATTTTTCCCATGATGCCGAGACATTGGTTTTGTGGAGCGATAAAGCCCGCCCAACTGATTATGGCCAATTCACCAAGCTGGTGGTGCACCATGCCAATGAAGGGGATGAAGCTGCCCTTGATCTGATGCGAACATGTGGCAGGCAAACCGAGGCGATGTTAGGAGCCATGAAAACCAGAGGTATTGAAGCGGTCTCTCTAGTGGGTGGTTTCGCCGAACATGTGGAACCCTACCTACGATCTGAAATGAAAAAGATGCTGGTGCCACGTTTTCACGATGCCAGGGATGGTGCCATCCTTTTGGCTGGAGGCGTGATCGGACAACCATCTATGTTGAAACATGAGGATGCAACCGGTGAGTGA
- a CDS encoding N-acetylmuramic acid 6-phosphate etherase: protein MVHTEDISPRYKDFDLWDDQSILSAIWEGQMAAISSLRPTLPALENAVQSATKRLQDISTSKPGRLAYIGAGTSGLLAMQDAMELSPTFGWPMERILFLMAGGDIARLRPIGDCEDDQEQALRDADQAQFNDRDVVIAVAASGSTPYTMQMAQTAKNKGALIIGIANNRNASLFDIADHAILLETGAEVLAGSTRMAAGTAQRAALTSFSTLLMTRLGYVVDGRMVNLIVDNEKLQGRAEQIVSDLAQSTTKLANEALIKANGDVKLAILIASNMKPQQAESLLREKDGNLRQALAEVQASN, encoded by the coding sequence ATGGTTCATACGGAAGATATTTCGCCGAGATACAAGGACTTTGATCTTTGGGACGACCAATCAATCCTGAGTGCCATCTGGGAAGGTCAGATGGCCGCCATATCGAGTCTGCGCCCAACCTTGCCTGCTTTGGAGAATGCTGTTCAGTCCGCAACAAAGCGCCTTCAAGATATATCAACATCCAAGCCCGGACGTCTTGCCTATATTGGCGCAGGCACATCGGGCTTGTTGGCCATGCAAGATGCCATGGAATTGTCACCAACCTTTGGCTGGCCTATGGAACGCATCCTGTTTCTCATGGCCGGAGGCGATATTGCTCGCCTGCGTCCCATCGGCGATTGTGAAGATGATCAGGAGCAGGCTCTGCGTGATGCTGATCAGGCGCAGTTCAATGATCGTGATGTGGTGATTGCAGTCGCCGCCAGCGGATCAACGCCCTATACGATGCAAATGGCTCAAACTGCCAAAAACAAGGGCGCCCTTATCATTGGTATCGCCAACAATCGAAATGCTTCTTTGTTTGATATTGCTGATCATGCCATCCTGTTGGAAACAGGCGCGGAAGTTCTGGCAGGTTCCACGCGCATGGCTGCGGGAACCGCACAGAGGGCTGCTCTTACCAGCTTCTCTACCTTGTTGATGACCCGTCTTGGTTATGTGGTGGACGGGCGCATGGTCAATCTCATCGTCGATAATGAGAAGTTGCAAGGTCGTGCCGAGCAGATTGTTTCTGATCTGGCTCAAAGCACGACAAAGCTTGCCAATGAGGCTCTGATCAAGGCCAACGGCGATGTCAAACTCGCTATTCTGATCGCCAGCAACATGAAACCCCAGCAGGCCGAGAGTTTGTTGCGGGAAAAGGACGGAAATTTGCGCCAAGCACTCGCAGAAGTGCAGGCCTCAAACTGA
- a CDS encoding ABC transporter substrate-binding protein has protein sequence MTLSKSSLLNGTCAFAIAVGTLLGAAASADAAGKLTIDSWRNDDIDIWRNKIIPAFNAKHPDIEVVFEASPPAEYNASLNAKLAGGTAADLITCRPFDTSLDLYKKGNLTDLTGLSGLENFSDVAKSAWQTDDGKATFCLPMASVIHGFMYNKEIFEELGLSVPTTREEFYTTLKTIKEKSRYTPLVMGTADQWEAATMGFQNIGPNYWKGEEGRKALIAGKGKLTDKPYVDTLTELASWGEYLGKGFKAQKYPDSQNLFTLGRGAIYAAGSWDIATFNSQADFKFGAFGPLPAKGEECYISDHTDIALGINPKSKNMEAAKTFLSWMATAEFAEIYSNSLPGFFSLSNHDVKLSDPVAQEFVSLRGKCKSTIRNSYQILSRGKPNLENELWNASVQVINGTMSPQDAAKKLQDGLDSWYKPGM, from the coding sequence ATGACTCTATCAAAATCTTCCTTGCTCAACGGCACCTGCGCATTTGCGATTGCAGTTGGTACACTTCTCGGCGCTGCAGCATCTGCAGACGCAGCTGGCAAGCTGACGATTGACAGCTGGCGCAATGATGACATCGACATCTGGCGCAACAAGATCATTCCAGCCTTCAATGCCAAACATCCTGACATTGAAGTTGTGTTCGAGGCCTCCCCTCCAGCTGAATATAATGCCAGCCTGAATGCCAAGCTGGCTGGCGGCACAGCTGCTGACCTCATCACCTGTCGTCCATTTGATACCTCGCTCGATCTCTACAAGAAAGGGAATCTGACTGATCTTACTGGTCTGTCTGGATTGGAAAATTTCTCTGATGTAGCCAAATCTGCCTGGCAAACTGATGATGGTAAGGCAACCTTCTGTCTCCCAATGGCTTCTGTTATTCATGGTTTCATGTATAACAAGGAAATCTTTGAAGAGCTTGGTCTTTCGGTTCCAACCACTCGCGAAGAATTCTACACCACTCTGAAAACGATCAAGGAAAAGAGCCGCTACACTCCGCTTGTGATGGGCACTGCCGATCAGTGGGAAGCAGCCACCATGGGCTTTCAGAATATCGGTCCTAACTATTGGAAAGGTGAGGAAGGTCGCAAGGCCCTGATCGCAGGTAAGGGCAAACTGACTGACAAACCTTATGTCGATACGCTGACGGAATTGGCCAGCTGGGGTGAATATTTGGGTAAGGGCTTCAAGGCCCAGAAATATCCTGATAGCCAGAACCTGTTCACGCTCGGTCGTGGCGCCATCTATGCGGCAGGGTCCTGGGATATCGCAACTTTCAATTCGCAAGCTGATTTCAAATTCGGTGCTTTTGGTCCTCTGCCTGCAAAAGGCGAAGAATGCTATATTTCGGACCACACTGATATCGCACTTGGCATCAATCCAAAATCCAAAAATATGGAAGCTGCCAAGACGTTCCTGAGCTGGATGGCAACTGCTGAATTCGCCGAAATCTATTCCAACTCACTGCCGGGTTTCTTCTCTCTGTCCAATCATGATGTGAAGTTGTCTGACCCGGTTGCTCAGGAATTTGTTTCCCTGCGTGGGAAATGCAAATCTACCATCCGCAACTCCTACCAGATTCTATCTCGTGGCAAGCCAAACCTTGAAAACGAGCTCTGGAATGCATCCGTTCAGGTGATCAATGGCACCATGAGCCCACAGGATGCGGCCAAGAAACTGCAGGATGGTCTGGATAGCTGGTACAAGCCAGGCATGTAA
- a CDS encoding carbohydrate ABC transporter permease, with amino-acid sequence MTHNRSHIWVFLAPAVLIYSVFMIYPLLDSIRLSFYDQSESGELSFAGLVNYIALFGDPNWSGPFWNALVNNLKFFAIHMLVQNPIGLMLAAILSLPKLTARGSYRTLIFMPTMLSVVIIGFIWQLILSPLWGVAEGLMWNVGLGDYYDAWLGEEGSALITLSLISVWQFVGIPMMLIYAALLNVPEDLTEAALIDGANHWKIFWRIKFPLILPTIAMVSILTFVANFNAFDLIYAVKGALAGPNFSTDIMGSFFYRTFFGFQLQLGSPTMGATVATMMFLVILVGVMGYLLLIQRRLTRYAM; translated from the coding sequence ATGACACACAACCGAAGTCATATATGGGTCTTTCTGGCCCCGGCCGTCCTCATTTATTCGGTCTTCATGATCTACCCATTGCTGGATTCCATTCGCTTGTCTTTCTATGATCAAAGCGAGTCCGGTGAGCTCTCTTTTGCCGGACTTGTCAATTATATTGCGCTGTTTGGCGACCCCAACTGGTCGGGTCCTTTCTGGAATGCACTGGTCAACAATCTCAAATTCTTCGCCATCCATATGTTGGTACAGAATCCGATCGGACTGATGTTGGCAGCCATTCTGAGCCTGCCAAAACTCACCGCACGTGGTTCCTATCGCACTCTGATCTTCATGCCGACCATGTTGTCTGTCGTGATCATCGGTTTCATTTGGCAATTGATCCTCTCGCCGCTTTGGGGTGTTGCAGAAGGTCTGATGTGGAATGTAGGGCTTGGCGATTATTATGATGCCTGGCTCGGTGAGGAAGGCTCCGCACTGATCACTCTCTCCCTGATTTCGGTCTGGCAGTTTGTCGGAATTCCCATGATGTTGATCTATGCAGCCCTTCTTAATGTCCCTGAAGATCTGACCGAGGCTGCTCTGATTGATGGTGCCAATCACTGGAAGATCTTCTGGCGGATCAAGTTTCCTTTGATCCTGCCCACCATCGCTATGGTTTCGATTTTGACTTTTGTTGCCAACTTCAACGCATTCGATCTGATCTATGCTGTGAAGGGTGCCTTGGCAGGGCCGAATTTCTCAACCGATATCATGGGATCCTTCTTCTATCGCACCTTCTTTGGCTTCCAGTTGCAATTGGGTAGCCCGACAATGGGTGCAACGGTCGCGACCATGATGTTCCTTGTCATCCTTGTTGGCGTGATGGGCTATTTGCTGCTCATTCAGCGACGCCTGACACGCTATGCAATGTAG
- a CDS encoding carbohydrate ABC transporter permease: MSLQHRAKRGLSAGMIHTILLSYTLLALWPIFLVIINSFKSRKAIFRDPLGLPDEKSFSLIGFEKVLINSDFLLYFSNSLIVTVTALVISIVIGAMAAWALSEYRFKGNTLLGLYLAIGIMIPIRLGSVSILNLMVAMDLANTLTALILVYIAQALPLIIFILSEFMRQIPNDLKEAARCDGVSEYKIFFQIILPLSRPALGTVAVFSMVPIWNDLWFPLILAPGEETRTITLGVQQFIGQYVTDWNSVLASLTLAILPILLLYLLFSRQLIRGITAGAVK; this comes from the coding sequence ATGAGTTTGCAACATCGCGCCAAACGCGGCCTTTCAGCAGGTATGATCCATACCATTCTGTTGTCCTATACCCTGCTGGCACTCTGGCCTATTTTTCTGGTCATCATAAACAGCTTCAAAAGCCGTAAAGCCATCTTCCGTGATCCGTTGGGTCTGCCCGATGAAAAGAGCTTTTCTCTGATCGGTTTTGAAAAAGTTTTGATCAATTCGGACTTTTTGCTCTATTTCTCCAATTCCCTGATCGTGACGGTGACAGCGTTGGTCATTTCCATTGTCATCGGTGCCATGGCGGCTTGGGCATTGTCCGAATATCGCTTCAAGGGTAATACTTTATTGGGACTTTATCTTGCCATCGGCATCATGATCCCGATACGTCTCGGCTCGGTTTCCATTCTCAACTTGATGGTGGCGATGGATCTGGCCAATACATTGACTGCACTGATCCTTGTCTATATTGCGCAAGCCTTGCCACTGATCATCTTTATCCTCTCGGAATTCATGCGCCAGATCCCAAATGATCTGAAGGAAGCAGCCCGCTGTGATGGTGTGAGTGAGTACAAGATCTTTTTCCAGATCATCTTGCCGCTCAGTCGTCCTGCTCTCGGTACGGTTGCTGTCTTTTCCATGGTTCCTATCTGGAACGATCTGTGGTTTCCGCTCATTCTGGCACCGGGTGAAGAAACCCGCACCATCACGTTGGGCGTTCAGCAATTCATTGGCCAATATGTGACGGACTGGAACTCGGTTTTGGCATCGTTGACGCTGGCAATTCTTCCGATCCTGCTGCTTTATCTGCTTTTCTCCCGCCAGCTTATCCGTGGTATCACGGCAGGAGCGGTTAAATGA